One Papaver somniferum cultivar HN1 chromosome 10, ASM357369v1, whole genome shotgun sequence genomic window carries:
- the LOC113315626 gene encoding uncharacterized protein LOC113315626, which yields MVPELLSALSYRHMIIHTNIIGQITGSTDRLQHFDGMEHDLAEEETKVDSDKMISLVNSLSYCNYVHIDRVGLASGPILMRKDEVHCEVQDVSNNMMHVVTKIDPSKPNVLITFMYGSTYFDKKKEQWDFLLRIIENIMQPWLVIGDLNFHMHDLFEAMNYSSEDRYVQDKMNIFGLMDIGYSGKHYTWTSNSFGTGSRKSRIDMAIGFQLITKQHSTRKRLSYWNKIEFGDIDRNINNLQTQLEVAQNDLNHVSQHDNIVTLTRKLDEWFNIKVDFYKQKSGDTFATDMDQNTKYFHANRRMFRKNIECLCDNNGVWYNDDEDIASMLVSHFEKAKMLLMLFKVFFEYGFMPAAFNKTFLSLIPKTDNATKLVDFIPIGLCNTIYKIISKIMADRIKPHLKHLISPYQATFVPGRDIHDNIIVAHEMIQTMKHNEGQSGTMALKPDLSKAFDRIEWPFLIGILRSFGFDEKFCGYINQCISTTHFCSLKWLLLNAETKNQISGVKAARNSPDITHLMFADDILIFVQADMHNVVGIMNILAYFGSIYGQMLNLDKSSVYFSHNLSPSSRDILAIKMTEMMDSDTYSGVTLLIGRNKIKAFTSLIQSFGYRLKTWKGKTMNHSARTVMVKHVLNTLPTYQMGCFRIPKTMIDQMDTIQTHFWWGHSSNRACNDENSLCMQIVRAKYGKNGSLLHLDKLKDDSSWLWRSIYAGIEIVQQYSMWIVQLGTKINIWLHNWIIGFNSPPVPIVGLSSLLSYTLVCDLFLPGTRIWNEPLISSIFNQDTSTAILNMLIPSTGEDYLIWKPDRKGKFTVNSAYNTLCANSVNNSIAGDNIPKDVWEQLCHYRVPHSVQLFVWKCLKNIVPVRDKLASYNPEIEPYCKLCNHSPETINHLLVEYDYATTIWNALNVDITVVTQHFNSFQAWVISWFITGNAVGVKCFQLEEEVDPDVRAEHFECKALVMAVDWMVECGFEKVIFEMDCANVVNSINSGESQMHWFNQHLISAIKNKIFSNNFWLCKLVNRVRKARLEALNFNYDSNFPPDITKYIEEDYVFYNVQI from the exons ATGGTACCAGAATTACTCTCAGCCCTGTCTTACAGGCACATGATAATTCACACAAATATTATTGGTCAAATTACTGGATCAACTGATAGATTGCAACACTTTGATGGGATGGAGCATGACCTGGCTGAAGAAG aAACAAAAGTTGATAGTGATAAGATGATCTCCCTAGTGAATTCTTTAAGTTACTGTAACTATGTTCATATTGATAGGGTAGGCCTGGCTAGTGGCCCAATTTTAATGCGGAAAGATGAAGTCCATTGTGAAGTTCAAGATGTCTCAAATAATATGATGCATGTAGTCACTAAAATAGATCCTAGTAAACCAAATGTTCTTATTACTTTTATGTATGGTTCCACGTATTTTGATAAGAAAAAAGAACAATGGGATTTTTTGTTAAGAATTATTGAAAACATCATGCAACCTTGGTTAGTAATAGGTGATTTGAATTTCCACATGCATGATTTATTTGAAGCTATGAACTATTCTAGTGAAGATAGGTATGTTCAAGACAAAATGAATATCTTTGGTCTCATGGATATTGGTTACAGTGGTAAGCATTACACTTGGACCAGTAACAGTTTTGGAACTGGCAGTAGAAAGTCTAGAATTGATATGGCAATAG GCTTTCAATTGATTACTAAACAACATAGTACAAGGAAAAGACTTTCTTACTGGAATAAAATTGAGTTTGGAGACATTGATAGAAATATCAATAACTTACAAACTCAACTTGAGGTAGCCCAAAATGATCTAAATCATGTCTCTCAACATGATAACATTGTTACTCTCACTAGAAAGCTAGATGAATGGTTTAACATTAAGGTTGatttttataaacaaaaatctGGAGACACTTTCGCCACTGATATGGATCAAAATACCAAATATTTTCACGCTAATAGGAGAATGTTCAGGAAAAATATTGAGTGCTTATGTGACAATAATGGTGTTTGGtataatgatgatgaggatattgcTAGTATGCTTGTCAGCCATTTTGAGAAG GCCAAGATGTTACTAATGTTGTTCAAGGTTTTTTTTGAATATGGTTTTATGCCAGCTGCTTTCAATAAAACTTTTCTTAGTTTGATTCCTAAAACTGATAATGCTACTAAACTTGTGGATTTCATACCTATAGGCTTATGTAACACTATTTATAAGATTATCTCTAAGATAATGGCTGATAGAATTAAACCTCACTTAAAACATCTGATATCTCCCTATCAAGCAACTTTTGTTCCAGGTAGAGATATACATGACAACATTATTGTAGCTCATGAGATGATTCAAACTATGAAGCACAATGAAGGACAAAGTGGTACGATGGCTCTAAAACCTGATCTTTCTAAAGCCTTTGATAGAATAGAATGGCCTTTCTTGATAGGAATCCTAAGAAGTTTTGGTTTTGATGAGAAATTCTGTGGCTATATAAATCAGTGCATTTCTACTACACATTTCTGTTCTCTTAAATG GCTGTTATTAAATGCTGAAACTAAAAATCAAATTTCAGGAGTTAAAGCAGCTAGGAATTCTCCAGATATTACCCATCTAATGTTTGCTGATGATATTCTCATTTTTGTTCAAGCTGATATGcacaatgttgttggtattatGAATATTCTTGCTTACTTTGGAAGTATTTATGGTCAAATGCTCAACTTAGATAAGTCAAGTGTTTACTTTAGTCACAATCTTAGTCCTAGTTCTAGAGATATTCTTGCTATTAAAATGACTGAAATGATGGACAGTGATACTTATTCGGGTGTTACTTTATTGATAGGGAGAAACAAGATCAAAGCTTTTACGTCTCTGATTCAATCTTTTGGTTATAGACTTAAGACTTGGAAAGGAAAAACTATGAATCATTCTGCTAGAACTGTCATGGTTAAACATGTTTTAAATACCCTGCCTACTTATCAGATGGGTTGTTTTAGAATTCCTAAAACTATGATTGATCAAATGGATACTATCCAAACACATTTTTGGTGGGGACATAGTAGTAATAGAG CTTGTAATGATGAAAATTCCCTTTGTATGCAAATTGTTAGAGCTAAATATGGTAAAAATGGCAGTTTGCTCCATCTAgataagttaaaagatgattCTTCTTGGCTTTGGAGAAGTATTTATGCTGGTATTGAGATTGTGCAACAATACTCTATGTGGATAGTTCAGCTTGGCACAAAAATTAATATATGGCTTCATAATTGGATTATTGGATTCAATAGTCCACCTGTCCCAATTGTGGGTCTTTCTAGCCTTTTATCTTACACTTTAGTTTGTGATCTTTTTTTACCTGGTACTAGAATTTGGAATGAACCGCTTATCAGTTCTATCTTTAATCAAGATACCTCAACTGCTATCCTAAATATGCTTATTCCTTCTACCGGAGAAGATTATCTGATTTGGAAACCTGACAGGAAGGGTAAATTCACTGTTAATAGTGCTTACAATACTCTTTGTGCTAATTCTGTTAACAATTCCATTGCTGGTGATAACATTCCTAAGGATGTTTGGGAACAACTGTGTCACTATAGAGTTCCTCATAGTGTACAACTCTTTGTCTGGAAATGCTTAAAGAATATTGTTCCTGTTAGAGACAAACTTGCTAGTTATAACCCTGAAATAGAGCCCTATTGTAAATTGTGTAATCATAGTCCTGAAACCATTAACCACTTGCTGGTTGAATATGACTATGCTACAACCATTTGGAATGCTTTAAACGTTGATATTACTGTTGTTACTCAACATTTCAATTCTTTCCAGGCTTGGGTAATATCTTGGTTCATTACAG GAAATGCAGTAGGAGTTAAATGCTTTCAATTGGAGGAAGAGGTAGATCCAGATGTGAGAGCTGAACATTTTGAATGCAAAGCTCTAGTCATGGCAGTAGATTGGATGGTGGAGTGTGGTTTTGAGAAAGTAatctttgagatggactgtgcgAATGTGGTGAACTCTATTAACAGTGGGGAATCCCAAATGCACTGGTTTAATCAACATTTAATTTCTGCAATCAAGAACAAAATTTTCAGTAATAATTTCTGGCTTTGCAAGTTAGTCAATAGGGTAAGAAAGGCTAGACTTGAGGCACTAAATTTCAATTATGATTCTAATTTTCCTCCTGATATCACCAAATATATCGAGGAAGACTATGTCTTTTACAACGTACAAAtctaa
- the LOC113318343 gene encoding 26S proteasome regulatory subunit S10B homolog B: MEGEDERRKAAGRDYRKKLLHHKELESRVRTARETLRGSKKEYAKTEDDLKSLQSVGQIIGEVLRPLDNERLIVKASSGPRYVVGCRSKVDKEKLTAGTRVVLDMTTLTIMRALPREVDPVVYNMLHEDPGNISYSAVGGLSDQIRELRESIELPLMNPELFLRVGIKPPKGVLLYGPPGTGKTLLARAIASNIDANFLKVVSSAIIDKYIGESARLIREMFNYARDHQPCIIFMDEIDAIGGRRFSEGTSADREIQRTLMELLNQLDGFDQLGKVKMIMATNRPDVLDPALLRPGRLDRKIEIPLPNEQSRMEILKIHAAGIAKHGEIDYEAVVKLAEGFNGADLRNVCTEAGMFAIRAERDYVIHEDFMKAVRKLNEAKKLESSAHYNADFGKD; this comes from the exons ATGGAAGGAGAAGATGAACGGCGTAAGGCTGCTGGTAGAGATTACCGTAAGAAGCTCTTGCATCACAAAGAGCTTGAATCAAGAGTTAGAACAG CAAGGGAGACTTTAAGAGGTTCCAAGAAGGAGTATGCTAAAACTGAAGATGATCTGAAGTCCCTTCAGAGTGTTGGGCAAATAATAGGAGAAGTTCTGCGACCTCTTGACAATGAACGCT TGATAGTTAAAGCAAGCAGTGGCCCTAGGTACGTTGTTGGTTGCCGCAGTAAAGTAGATAAGGAAAAGCTTACGGCAGGAACAAGGGTCGTTCTTGATATGACAACTCTCACAATCATGCGTGCCCTTCCACGTGAA GTtgatccagttgtttataacatGCTTCATGAAGATCCTGGTAACATTAGCTACTCAGCTGTTGGTGGATTGTCGGATCAGATTCGTGAACTAAGAGAATCTATTGAGCTGCCACTTATGAACCCCGAACTCTTCCTTAGGGTTGGTATCAAGCCCCCCAAG GGTGTTCTTCTCTATGGGCCACCTGGAACAGGCAAGACGCTATTAGCCAGAGCTATTGCCAGTAACATAGATGCCAACTTTTTAAAG GTTGTCTCAAGTGCTATAATTGATAAATACATAGGTGAAAGTGCAAGATTAATTCGTGAGATGTTTAACTACGCACGTGATCATCAG CCTTGCATCATATTTATGGATGAAATCGATGCCATTGGAGGTCGCCGATTCAGCGAGGGTACCAGTGCTGATCGTGAAATCCAAAGAACATTGATGGAATTGCTTAATCAGCTTGATGGGTTTGACCAACTAGGGAAG GTTAAAATGATTATGGCGACGAACAGACCTGATGTCTTGGACCCTGCACTTCTTCGTCCAGGGCGACTTGACCGAAAGATAGAGATCCCATTGCCTAATGAACAGTCTAGGATGGAAATCTTGAAGATCCATGCTGCTGGGATCGCCAAACACGGCGAAATTGACTATGAAGCAGTTGTAAAACTGGCTGAG GGCTTTAATGGGGCTGATTTAAGGAATGTCTGCACTGAAGCTGGGATGTTTGCAATCCGTGCTGAACGTGATTATGTCATTCACGAAGATTTCATGAAA GCGGTGCGAAAACTGAACGAAGCAAAGAAGCTCGAGTCAAGTGCACATTACAACGCGGACTTTGGAAAAGACTAA